From Ramlibacter tataouinensis, the proteins below share one genomic window:
- a CDS encoding efflux RND transporter permease subunit, translating to MNVSSWSIRNPIPAVMLFVLLTFGGFMAFNAMKVQNFPDIDLPTVLVTASLPGAAPGQLETDVARKIENSVATLQGLKHVYTKVQDGTVTITAEFRLEKPVQEAVDDVRSAVSRVRADLPADLRDPIITKMDLASQPVLAFTISSPRMDEEALSWFVDNDVSRKLLAVRGVGAVNRVGGVSREIRVALDPLRLEALGVTAADISRQLRQVQTESAGGRTDLGGAEQPVRTIATVQTARQIADMEISLPPAGQGPSRRIRLSDVAAVSDTIAEPRAAALLDGKPVVGFEVARSRGESEVAVGAAVHKALAELKQQRPDIELVQAFDFVTPVEEEYEGSLHLLYEGAALAVLVVWLFLRDWRATFVSAVALPMSVIPAFVGMYWLGFSVNVVTLLALSLVVGILVDDAIVEVENIVRHLRMGKTPYQAAMEAADEIGLAVIATTFTLIAVFLPTAFMSGVAGKFFKQFGWTASLAVFASLVVARVLTPMMAAYLLKPAAGGHGDPKWMQIYLRAVNWSMRHRLATFVLSGLFFFGSIALIPLLPTGFIPADDNSQTQVYLELAPGSTLAQTQATAERARSMIMKVAHVKSVYTTIGGGSAGGDPFAMSGAAEPRKATLTIQLEERTQRPRKQGIENAIRAALEPLPGVRTKVGLGGSGEKYILVLTSEDPQALTGAALAVEKDLRTIPGLGSVASTASLIRPEIAVRPDFARAADLGVTSNAIAETLRVATAGDYDVALPKLNLSQRQVPIVVKLEEHARRDLALLERLAVPGARGPVMLGQVASLQMAGGPAVIDRYDRSRNVNFEIELSGLPLGDVKNAVQELPAIKHLPAGVRVVEVGDAEVMGELFASFGLAMLTGVLCIYIVLVLLFKDFLHPVTILAALPLSLGGAFVGLLIAQKSFSMPSLIGLIMLMGIATKNSILLVEYAIVARRDHGLSRFDALLDACHKRARPIIMTTIAMGAGMLPIAIGFGTADPSFRSPMSIAVIGGLITSTVLSLLVIPVVFTYMDDVEHFIRRSSTRLRDALRRKRGAQAQAAE from the coding sequence ATGAACGTTTCTTCCTGGTCGATCCGCAACCCGATCCCGGCGGTGATGCTGTTCGTGCTGCTCACCTTCGGCGGCTTCATGGCGTTCAACGCCATGAAGGTGCAGAACTTCCCGGACATCGACCTGCCCACCGTGCTGGTCACCGCCTCGCTGCCCGGTGCCGCGCCGGGGCAGCTGGAGACCGATGTCGCGCGCAAGATCGAAAACTCGGTCGCCACGCTGCAGGGCCTCAAGCACGTCTACACCAAGGTGCAGGACGGCACCGTCACCATCACCGCCGAGTTCCGGCTGGAAAAGCCGGTGCAGGAGGCGGTGGACGACGTGCGATCGGCGGTCTCGCGGGTGCGCGCCGACCTGCCGGCCGACCTGCGCGATCCCATCATCACCAAGATGGACCTGGCCAGCCAGCCGGTGCTGGCGTTCACCATCTCCTCGCCGCGCATGGACGAGGAAGCGCTGTCCTGGTTCGTCGACAACGACGTCTCGCGCAAGCTGCTGGCGGTGCGCGGGGTGGGCGCGGTCAACCGCGTCGGCGGCGTCAGCCGCGAGATCCGCGTCGCGCTCGACCCGCTGCGGCTGGAGGCGCTGGGCGTCACCGCCGCCGACATCTCGCGCCAGCTGCGCCAGGTGCAGACCGAAAGCGCGGGCGGGCGCACCGACCTGGGCGGCGCCGAGCAGCCGGTGCGCACCATCGCCACGGTGCAGACCGCGCGGCAGATCGCCGACATGGAGATCTCCCTGCCGCCGGCCGGCCAGGGGCCGTCGCGCCGCATCCGCCTGTCCGACGTCGCCGCCGTCAGCGACACCATCGCCGAGCCGCGCGCGGCGGCCCTGCTCGACGGCAAGCCGGTAGTCGGCTTCGAAGTGGCGCGCAGCCGCGGCGAAAGCGAGGTGGCCGTCGGCGCGGCGGTGCACAAGGCGCTGGCCGAACTCAAGCAGCAGCGTCCCGACATCGAGCTGGTGCAGGCCTTCGACTTCGTGACGCCGGTCGAGGAGGAATACGAGGGCTCGCTGCACCTGCTGTACGAGGGCGCCGCCCTGGCCGTGCTGGTGGTCTGGCTGTTCCTGCGCGACTGGCGCGCCACCTTCGTGTCGGCGGTGGCGCTGCCGATGTCGGTGATTCCGGCCTTCGTCGGCATGTACTGGCTCGGGTTCTCGGTCAACGTGGTGACGTTGCTGGCGCTGTCGCTGGTGGTCGGCATCCTGGTGGATGACGCCATCGTCGAGGTCGAGAACATCGTGCGCCACCTGCGCATGGGCAAGACGCCCTACCAGGCGGCGATGGAGGCGGCCGACGAGATCGGGCTGGCGGTGATCGCCACCACCTTCACCCTGATCGCGGTGTTCCTGCCGACCGCCTTCATGAGCGGCGTCGCCGGCAAGTTCTTCAAGCAGTTCGGCTGGACCGCCTCGCTGGCGGTGTTCGCCTCGCTGGTGGTGGCGCGCGTGCTGACGCCGATGATGGCGGCCTACCTGCTCAAGCCGGCGGCCGGCGGCCACGGCGACCCGAAGTGGATGCAGATCTACCTGCGCGCAGTGAACTGGAGCATGCGGCACCGGCTGGCCACCTTCGTGCTGTCCGGGCTGTTCTTCTTCGGCTCGATCGCGCTGATCCCGCTGCTGCCCACCGGCTTCATCCCGGCCGACGACAACTCGCAGACCCAGGTCTACCTGGAACTGGCGCCCGGCTCCACCCTGGCCCAGACCCAGGCCACCGCCGAGCGGGCGCGCTCGATGATCATGAAGGTGGCGCACGTCAAGAGCGTCTACACCACCATCGGCGGCGGCAGCGCCGGCGGCGACCCGTTCGCGATGAGCGGCGCCGCCGAGCCGCGCAAGGCGACGCTGACCATCCAGCTCGAGGAGCGCACCCAGCGGCCGCGCAAGCAGGGCATCGAGAACGCGATCCGCGCCGCGCTCGAGCCGCTGCCGGGTGTGCGCACCAAGGTCGGGCTGGGCGGCTCGGGCGAGAAATACATCCTGGTGCTGACCAGTGAGGACCCGCAGGCGCTGACCGGCGCGGCGCTCGCGGTGGAGAAGGACCTGCGCACCATCCCCGGCCTGGGCAGCGTGGCCTCCACCGCCAGCCTGATCCGGCCGGAGATCGCGGTGCGGCCGGACTTCGCGCGCGCCGCCGACCTGGGCGTGACCAGCAACGCGATCGCCGAGACGCTGCGCGTGGCGACGGCCGGCGACTACGACGTCGCGCTGCCCAAGCTGAACCTGTCGCAGCGCCAGGTGCCCATCGTGGTCAAGCTCGAAGAGCACGCGCGGCGCGACCTCGCCTTGCTGGAGCGGCTGGCCGTGCCCGGCGCGCGCGGGCCGGTGATGCTGGGGCAGGTGGCCAGCCTGCAGATGGCCGGCGGCCCGGCGGTGATCGACCGCTACGACCGCTCGCGCAACGTCAACTTCGAGATCGAGCTGTCGGGCCTGCCGCTGGGCGACGTCAAGAACGCGGTGCAGGAACTGCCGGCGATCAAGCACCTGCCGGCCGGCGTGCGCGTCGTCGAGGTGGGCGATGCCGAGGTGATGGGCGAACTGTTCGCCAGCTTCGGCCTGGCCATGCTGACCGGCGTGCTGTGCATCTACATCGTGCTGGTGCTGCTGTTCAAGGACTTCCTGCACCCGGTCACCATCCTGGCCGCCTTGCCGCTGTCGCTGGGCGGCGCCTTCGTCGGCCTGCTGATCGCGCAGAAGAGTTTTTCGATGCCCTCGCTGATCGGCCTGATCATGCTGATGGGGATCGCGACCAAGAACTCGATCCTGCTGGTGGAGTACGCCATCGTGGCGCGGCGCGACCACGGCCTGTCGCGCTTCGATGCGCTGCTGGACGCCTGCCACAAGCGCGCGCGCCCCATCATCATGACCACCATCGCCATGGGCGCGGGCATGCTGCCGATCGCCATCGGCTTCGGCACCGCCGACCCGAGCTTCCGCTCGCCGATGTCGATCGCGGTGATCGGCGGGCTGATCACCTCCACGGTGCTGAGCCTGCTGGTGATTCCGGTGGTGTTCACCTACATGGACGACGTGGAGCACTTCATCCGGCGCAGCAGCACCCGGTTGCGCGACGCCCTGCGGCGCAAGCGCGGCGCACAGGCGCAGGCAGCCGAATGA
- the rfaE2 gene encoding D-glycero-beta-D-manno-heptose 1-phosphate adenylyltransferase, translating to MSAFLSKIVARAAAPSRIAQLPQPVVFTNGVFDVLHRGHVTYLAQARELGASLVVALNTDASARRLGKGADRPLNREQDRAVVMAALESVSLVTWFDEDTPLELIQELRPAVLVKGGDYDMDKLAEAQVVRGYGGRALAIPFVQGYSTTALVNRIRSA from the coding sequence GTGAGCGCCTTCCTCTCCAAGATCGTTGCGCGCGCCGCCGCGCCGTCGCGCATCGCGCAGCTGCCGCAACCGGTGGTGTTCACCAACGGCGTGTTCGACGTGCTGCATCGCGGGCATGTGACCTACCTGGCGCAGGCGCGCGAGCTCGGCGCCAGCCTGGTGGTGGCGCTCAACACCGATGCTTCGGCCCGCCGCCTGGGCAAGGGCGCGGACCGGCCCCTGAACCGGGAGCAGGACCGCGCGGTGGTGATGGCGGCGCTGGAGTCGGTGTCGCTGGTGACCTGGTTCGACGAGGACACCCCGCTGGAGTTGATCCAGGAACTGCGGCCCGCGGTGCTGGTCAAGGGCGGCGACTACGACATGGACAAGCTCGCCGAGGCGCAGGTCGTGCGCGGCTACGGCGGGCGGGCGCTGGCGATACCCTTCGTGCAGGGCTACTCGACCACCGCCCTCGTCAATCGCATTCGTTCGGCCTAG
- a CDS encoding glutathione peroxidase produces MTLANRCLALLAALLLASGAGLPARAADAPPGACPATLNHTFARLQDEKPQSLCQYAGRVLLVVNTASYCGFTPQYKGLEALYDKYKGRGLVVLGFPSNDFLQEKSSNREIAEFCENTFGVKFPMFAASHVRGSDANPLFRQLETQTGTSVKWNFYKYLIGRDGSIVAGYNSKTTPEDAALLREIEKQLAR; encoded by the coding sequence ATGACACTTGCCAACCGCTGCCTCGCCTTGCTTGCCGCCCTGCTTCTGGCCTCTGGCGCCGGCCTGCCGGCCCGCGCCGCCGATGCCCCGCCCGGCGCCTGCCCGGCCACCCTGAACCACACCTTCGCCCGGCTGCAGGACGAGAAGCCGCAGTCGCTGTGCCAGTACGCCGGCCGCGTGCTGCTGGTGGTCAACACGGCCAGCTATTGCGGCTTCACACCTCAGTACAAGGGACTGGAGGCGCTGTACGACAAGTACAAGGGCCGCGGGCTGGTGGTGCTCGGCTTTCCCTCGAACGACTTCCTGCAGGAAAAAAGCAGCAACCGCGAGATCGCCGAGTTCTGCGAGAACACCTTTGGTGTGAAGTTCCCCATGTTCGCCGCCTCGCACGTGCGCGGCAGCGACGCCAATCCGCTGTTCCGTCAGCTGGAGACGCAAACCGGCACGTCGGTGAAGTGGAATTTCTACAAGTACCTGATCGGCCGTGACGGCAGCATCGTGGCCGGCTACAACAGCAAGACCACGCCGGAAGACGCGGCCCTGTTGCGCGAGATCGAAAAGCAGCTGGCGCGGTGA
- a CDS encoding glutathione S-transferase N-terminal domain-containing protein: protein MKLIGATSSPYVRKVRIVMAEKRLDYEFVLEDVWAADTTIAQSNPLGKVPCLVMEGGEALFDSRVIVEYLDTLSPVGKLIPAMGRERAEVKTWEALADGVLDASILARLEANWAGRQKAQRSQAWIDRQLSKVDASLKAMSQGLGEKTFCAAGKQLSLADIAVGCALGYLDFRFPDIDWRHDYPNLGRLQERLMQRPSFADTRPA from the coding sequence ATGAAATTGATCGGAGCCACCTCCAGCCCCTACGTGCGCAAAGTGCGCATCGTGATGGCGGAAAAAAGGCTGGACTACGAGTTCGTGCTGGAGGACGTGTGGGCGGCCGACACCACCATCGCCCAGTCCAATCCGCTGGGCAAGGTCCCGTGCCTGGTGATGGAGGGCGGCGAGGCCCTGTTCGACTCGCGCGTCATCGTCGAGTACCTGGACACCCTGTCGCCGGTGGGCAAGCTCATTCCCGCGATGGGACGCGAGCGCGCCGAGGTCAAGACCTGGGAGGCGCTGGCCGACGGCGTGCTCGACGCGTCCATCCTGGCGCGGCTGGAAGCGAACTGGGCGGGCCGGCAGAAGGCCCAGCGCAGCCAGGCCTGGATCGACCGGCAGCTGTCCAAAGTCGACGCCAGCCTGAAGGCCATGAGCCAAGGCCTGGGCGAGAAGACCTTCTGCGCCGCCGGCAAGCAGTTGAGCCTGGCGGACATCGCGGTCGGCTGCGCGCTGGGCTACCTGGACTTCCGCTTCCCCGATATCGACTGGCGCCATGACTATCCCAACCTGGGCCGGCTGCAGGAACGGCTGATGCAGCGCCCGAGCTTCGCCGACACCAGGCCCGCCTGA
- the purB gene encoding adenylosuccinate lyase, with the protein MNPSTITALSPLDGRYAGRLAALRPLMSEHGFMHKRVQVEICWFIALSDAGFAEFRPLTPGARTYLLGLVKNFSVADALAIKEIEKTTNHDVKAVEYWIKSKFEARPELKAASEFVHFACTSEDINNTSHALQLKAAREQVILPALDALIDKLRQMAHAYADVAMLSRTHGQTASPTTVGKEIANVVVRLAAAREKIAGVKLLAKMNGAVGNYNAHLAAWPDFDWEAFSRKVVETPEPLGLGVSFQPYSIQIEPHDYMAELFDAVARTNTILVDWARDVWGYISLGYFKQKLREGEIGSSTMPHKVNPIDFENAEGNFGLANALLKHLSEKLPVSRWQRDLTDSTVLRNMGVALGYSVLAYHSMGIGLGKLELNREGIDQDLDQAWEVLAEPIQTVMRRFHVEGAYEKLKEVTRGRTVQAEDLHALIRGLDIPPEEKERLLAMTPASYVGKAAELARRA; encoded by the coding sequence ATGAATCCTTCCACCATCACTGCGCTGTCGCCGCTGGACGGCCGCTACGCGGGGCGCCTGGCCGCGTTGCGCCCCCTGATGAGCGAGCACGGCTTCATGCACAAGCGTGTGCAGGTCGAAATCTGCTGGTTCATCGCCTTGTCCGATGCCGGCTTCGCCGAGTTCCGCCCGCTCACGCCCGGCGCGCGCACCTATCTGCTCGGGCTGGTCAAGAACTTCTCGGTCGCCGACGCGCTGGCGATCAAGGAGATCGAGAAGACCACCAACCACGACGTGAAGGCGGTCGAGTACTGGATCAAGTCGAAGTTCGAGGCCCGGCCGGAACTGAAGGCGGCCAGCGAGTTCGTGCACTTCGCCTGCACCAGCGAGGACATCAACAACACCAGCCACGCCCTGCAGCTGAAGGCGGCGCGCGAGCAGGTGATCCTGCCGGCGCTCGACGCCCTGATCGACAAGCTGCGCCAGATGGCGCATGCCTACGCCGACGTGGCCATGCTGAGCCGCACGCACGGGCAGACGGCCAGCCCGACGACCGTCGGCAAGGAGATCGCCAACGTCGTGGTGCGGCTGGCCGCCGCGCGCGAGAAGATCGCCGGCGTCAAGCTGCTGGCGAAGATGAACGGCGCGGTAGGCAACTACAACGCCCACCTGGCGGCCTGGCCCGACTTCGACTGGGAGGCCTTCAGCCGCAAGGTGGTGGAGACGCCCGAGCCGCTGGGCCTGGGCGTGAGCTTCCAGCCCTACAGCATCCAGATCGAGCCGCACGACTACATGGCCGAGCTGTTCGACGCGGTGGCGCGCACCAACACCATCCTGGTGGACTGGGCGCGCGATGTCTGGGGCTACATCAGCCTGGGCTACTTCAAGCAGAAGCTGCGCGAGGGCGAGATCGGCTCGTCCACCATGCCGCACAAGGTCAACCCGATCGATTTCGAGAACGCCGAAGGCAACTTCGGGCTGGCCAATGCGCTGCTCAAGCACCTGTCGGAGAAGCTGCCGGTGTCACGCTGGCAGCGCGACCTCACCGACTCGACGGTGCTGCGCAACATGGGCGTGGCGCTGGGCTACTCGGTGCTGGCCTACCACTCCATGGGCATCGGCCTGGGCAAGCTCGAGCTCAACCGCGAAGGCATAGATCAGGACCTCGACCAGGCCTGGGAAGTGCTGGCCGAGCCGATCCAGACCGTGATGCGGCGCTTCCACGTGGAGGGCGCCTACGAAAAGCTCAAGGAAGTCACGCGCGGCCGCACGGTTCAGGCCGAGGACCTGCATGCCCTGATCCGCGGCCTGGACATCCCGCCGGAGGAAAAGGAGCGCCTGCTGGCCATGACTCCCGCCAGCTACGTGGGCAAAGCCGCCGAACTCGCGCGCCGCGCCTAA
- a CDS encoding YaeQ family protein, with protein sequence MALKSTIFKAQLAVADIDHGYYADHALTLARHPSETDERMMIRLAALALNAHQLQDVCAGDGTLGFGAGLSNPEEPDVLLRDFTGRPRMWIEVGQPEDKPLAKACSQSDEVIVYAFAHAAEVWWRGIEGKLARLSNLSVWRIPAAASQELALLARRSMQLQATVQEGVLMVGDGERALDIEPLRWK encoded by the coding sequence TTGGCCCTCAAATCCACGATCTTCAAGGCGCAGCTCGCCGTGGCCGACATCGACCACGGCTACTACGCCGACCATGCGCTCACGCTGGCGCGCCATCCGAGCGAGACCGACGAGCGCATGATGATCCGGCTGGCCGCGCTCGCGCTCAATGCGCACCAGCTGCAGGATGTGTGCGCCGGCGACGGCACCCTGGGCTTCGGCGCGGGCCTGTCGAACCCCGAGGAGCCCGACGTGCTGCTGCGCGACTTCACCGGCCGGCCGCGCATGTGGATCGAAGTCGGCCAGCCCGAGGACAAGCCGCTGGCCAAGGCCTGCAGCCAATCGGACGAGGTGATCGTCTACGCCTTCGCGCACGCGGCCGAGGTGTGGTGGCGCGGCATCGAGGGCAAGCTGGCGCGCCTGTCGAACCTGTCGGTGTGGCGCATCCCGGCGGCCGCGTCGCAGGAACTGGCCTTGCTGGCGCGGCGCAGCATGCAGCTGCAGGCGACGGTGCAAGAGGGCGTGCTGATGGTCGGCGACGGCGAGCGCGCCCTCGACATCGAGCCCCTGCGCTGGAAGTAG
- a CDS encoding putative signal transducing protein produces MLRLVQAPNIAIAALWVDALRHAGIEASMQRYYLGAAAGELPPDQCLPEIWLMHEEQESQARALLGELARVPQRRWVCSACGELVEGGFEQCWNCGALMPH; encoded by the coding sequence ATGCTGCGGCTGGTCCAGGCGCCGAACATCGCGATCGCCGCGCTCTGGGTCGACGCGCTGCGCCACGCCGGGATCGAAGCGTCGATGCAGCGCTATTACCTGGGCGCCGCTGCGGGCGAACTGCCGCCCGACCAGTGCCTGCCGGAGATCTGGCTGATGCACGAGGAGCAGGAGTCGCAGGCGCGCGCGCTGCTCGGTGAACTGGCGCGCGTGCCGCAGCGGCGCTGGGTGTGCAGCGCCTGCGGCGAACTGGTGGAAGGCGGCTTCGAGCAGTGCTGGAACTGCGGCGCGTTGATGCCGCACTGA
- a CDS encoding DUF3717 domain-containing protein — MVTIHITDIEAAINHWREREPSPDGVTLGPELRALAEVYALLIYHREEEADERGFPARAYAAWKAWYDTTPDTPCIAICSTSQGDEQCKGCGRTFEEVQRWPEMTPAQKRQTWRRITLLGEALRFNRYAERAVQGAGIQRAR, encoded by the coding sequence ATGGTCACCATCCACATCACCGACATCGAGGCCGCGATCAACCACTGGCGCGAGCGCGAGCCCTCGCCCGACGGCGTGACGCTCGGGCCCGAGCTGCGCGCGCTGGCCGAGGTGTACGCCCTGCTCATCTATCACCGCGAGGAAGAAGCCGACGAGCGCGGCTTTCCCGCCCGCGCCTACGCCGCCTGGAAGGCCTGGTACGACACCACGCCGGACACCCCCTGCATCGCGATCTGCTCCACCAGCCAGGGCGACGAGCAGTGCAAGGGGTGCGGGCGCACCTTCGAGGAGGTGCAGCGCTGGCCGGAGATGACGCCGGCGCAGAAGCGCCAGACCTGGCGGCGCATCACGCTGCTCGGCGAGGCGCTGCGCTTCAACCGCTACGCCGAGCGCGCCGTGCAGGGCGCGGGCATCCAGCGGGCCCGGTGA
- a CDS encoding TerC family protein: protein MEFLSASWFSALLAIILIDLVLAGDNAIVIALAARNLPSHLQRKAIVWGTVGAIVVRSLMTLGVVWLLKIPGLMAVGGLGLVWIAYKLLVDKGDSGEHGAVASTFWGAMKTIVVADALMGVDNVLGVAGAAHGSFDLVVIGLLVSVPIVVFGSTMVLKLVERFPLIVHAGAAVLAYTAANMIIHEPLLDEFFAEPVIRWITYAVTIAGVLAAGQWAATRESATREHATREHARSINA from the coding sequence ATGGAGTTTCTCTCCGCCTCATGGTTTTCGGCCCTGCTGGCCATCATTCTCATTGACCTCGTATTGGCGGGCGACAACGCGATCGTGATCGCGCTGGCGGCCCGCAACCTGCCCTCCCACCTGCAACGCAAAGCCATCGTCTGGGGCACGGTGGGCGCGATCGTCGTGCGCTCGCTGATGACCCTGGGCGTGGTCTGGCTGCTGAAAATTCCAGGGCTCATGGCCGTGGGCGGCCTGGGACTGGTGTGGATCGCCTACAAGCTGCTGGTCGACAAGGGCGACAGCGGAGAACACGGCGCGGTCGCCTCGACCTTCTGGGGCGCGATGAAGACCATCGTGGTCGCCGATGCGCTGATGGGCGTCGACAACGTGCTGGGCGTCGCCGGCGCAGCGCACGGCTCGTTCGACCTGGTCGTCATCGGCTTGCTGGTGAGCGTGCCCATCGTCGTGTTCGGCAGCACCATGGTGCTCAAGCTGGTCGAACGCTTCCCCCTGATCGTGCACGCCGGCGCCGCGGTGCTGGCCTACACGGCCGCCAACATGATCATCCATGAGCCGCTGCTCGACGAGTTCTTCGCCGAGCCGGTGATCCGCTGGATCACCTACGCGGTCACGATCGCCGGTGTACTGGCCGCAGGCCAGTGGGCCGCGACGCGCGAAAGCGCGACCCGCGAGCATGCGACGCGCGAGCATGCCCGTTCCATCAACGCCTGA
- a CDS encoding phage holin family protein, with protein sequence MLKLIVKWLLLASALLFVAYVYKGVEVSSFGAAMGAAFVIGLLNTVVRPILVLLTLPVTLVTVGLFLFIINAFMFWAAAQVLDGFGVRDFAAALVGSLIYSVLGVVIESALERLFSKE encoded by the coding sequence ATGCTCAAGCTCATCGTCAAGTGGCTGTTGCTGGCCTCGGCGCTGCTGTTCGTCGCCTACGTCTACAAGGGCGTGGAAGTCAGCAGCTTCGGCGCGGCCATGGGCGCCGCCTTCGTGATCGGGCTGCTCAACACCGTGGTGCGGCCGATCCTGGTGCTCCTGACGCTGCCGGTCACGCTGGTCACGGTGGGCCTGTTTCTTTTCATCATCAACGCGTTCATGTTCTGGGCGGCTGCCCAGGTGCTCGACGGCTTCGGCGTGCGCGACTTTGCCGCGGCGCTGGTCGGCTCGCTCATCTATTCGGTGCTGGGCGTGGTGATCGAGTCAGCGCTCGAGCGTCTGTTCTCTAAGGAGTGA
- a CDS encoding M48 family metalloprotease: MACLPARAQLPSLGEGADMTVSAERKLGERIARELYRDPDFIEDPVLDEYVLSLWTRLLAGARARGELAPELDERFAWEVLLGKDRTINAFALPGGWMGLHLGLISATVTRDELASVLAHELSHVTQRHIARMMAQQNKQWPLLLGAMILGAAAASRSPDAAQAAIVGGQALAMQNQLNFSRDMEREADRVGFSVAGQAGFDPQGFVGMFDKLQQASRLNDTGSFPYLRTHPMTVERIADMQSRISLQRSATPPQPDMVHALMAGRAKVLSNPGVDVLRSFLAEDALQQGNPARQAGALYAAALASAKLRDNAGAAALLRRLAQATAGDPEASRQATLLAAELTLQAGDPTRAAALDGGDRRPELILSSQARISNGRAADAGQRLQTWVALHPKDAPAWELLAQAYNAQGQTLRAIRAEAEANVARLDYQAAMDRFRAAQELARKAPPGARDHIEASIIDARARQVASLLREQTLER, translated from the coding sequence ATGGCGTGCCTGCCGGCACGCGCCCAGTTGCCGAGCCTGGGTGAGGGCGCCGACATGACCGTCAGCGCCGAGCGCAAGCTGGGCGAGCGGATCGCGCGCGAGCTCTATCGCGACCCCGACTTCATCGAAGACCCGGTGCTGGACGAGTACGTGCTGAGCCTCTGGACGCGGCTGCTGGCCGGCGCCCGTGCGCGCGGCGAGCTGGCACCCGAGCTCGACGAGCGTTTCGCCTGGGAAGTGCTGCTGGGCAAGGACCGCACCATCAACGCCTTCGCCCTGCCGGGCGGCTGGATGGGCCTGCACCTCGGCCTGATAAGCGCGACCGTCACGCGCGACGAGCTGGCCTCGGTGCTGGCGCACGAACTGAGCCACGTGACGCAGCGGCACATCGCGCGCATGATGGCCCAGCAGAACAAGCAGTGGCCCCTGTTGCTGGGCGCCATGATCCTGGGCGCCGCCGCCGCCAGCCGCAGCCCGGATGCGGCGCAGGCAGCGATCGTCGGCGGCCAGGCGCTGGCCATGCAGAACCAGCTGAATTTCTCGCGCGACATGGAGCGTGAGGCCGACCGCGTGGGCTTCTCCGTGGCCGGCCAGGCGGGCTTCGATCCGCAGGGCTTCGTGGGCATGTTCGACAAGCTGCAGCAGGCTTCGCGCCTGAACGACACCGGTTCGTTCCCCTACCTGCGCACCCACCCGATGACCGTCGAGCGCATCGCCGACATGCAGTCGCGCATCTCGCTGCAGCGCAGCGCGACGCCGCCCCAGCCGGACATGGTGCATGCGCTGATGGCCGGGCGCGCGAAAGTGCTGTCGAACCCGGGCGTGGATGTGCTGCGCAGCTTCCTCGCCGAGGACGCGCTGCAGCAGGGCAATCCGGCGCGGCAGGCGGGCGCGCTGTACGCGGCGGCGCTGGCCAGCGCGAAATTGCGCGACAACGCCGGCGCGGCCGCCCTGCTGCGCCGGCTGGCCCAGGCCACCGCGGGCGATCCCGAGGCCTCGCGCCAGGCCACGCTGCTGGCCGCCGAGCTCACCCTGCAGGCGGGTGACCCGACCCGTGCCGCGGCGCTCGATGGCGGGGACCGCCGCCCCGAGTTGATCCTGTCTTCGCAGGCGCGCATCAGCAACGGCCGGGCCGCCGACGCCGGGCAACGCCTGCAGACCTGGGTGGCGCTGCATCCCAAGGATGCCCCGGCGTGGGAATTGCTGGCGCAGGCCTACAACGCCCAGGGCCAGACGCTGCGGGCGATCCGCGCGGAAGCCGAGGCGAATGTGGCGCGCCTGGACTACCAGGCGGCGATGGACCGCTTCCGGGCGGCGCAGGAACTGGCGCGCAAGGCGCCCCCGGGCGCGCGCGACCACATCGAGGCGTCGATCATCGACGCCCGCGCCCGCCAGGTGGCCTCACTCCTTAGAGAACAGACGCTCGAGCGCTGA